A section of the Sander vitreus isolate 19-12246 chromosome 19, sanVit1, whole genome shotgun sequence genome encodes:
- the acap1 gene encoding arf-GAP with coiled-coil, ANK repeat and PH domain-containing protein 1, whose product MTVKLDFEECLKDSPRFRAEIEVVQNDVCELETRLEKLVKQCQAMLEAGRVYCQTSKSFVNGLRDLGQHCSGDKTMEECLDKFSKKLSIVLEAQGEVIETTQKSVKMKLQNFVKEDVRRFKDVRRGFERGSECLEGALVRNAQAPRGKQHEVEEASNALLNARKTFRSEALDYVLEINVIEAKKKTDILMAMLSLMEAQAQLFQHGHQSFSELEEYRQKLNEEHTQFVLNSAREKRDMEERHTAIKKKDVSYDDSIMDFNADAANGIAMEGYLYKRASNAFKTWSRRWFSIQKNQLVYQKKFKDQPTVVVEDLRLCTVKPSSENERRFCFEVVSPSKCCLLQADSERQQQAWISAVQNSIASAFQEHREDPHSPRQRLSSVSASSLGGGGGVDQENKGCKALEEVQAIPGNKQCCDCGEPGPDWASINLGITLCITCSGIHRSLGVHFSKVRSLTLDSWEPELIKLMCELGNTVINRIYEARIDEITIKKPHPSSPRGDKESWIRSKYVEKKFIQKLPGTGNTLLRRSSAKRNRAGTQDRTIQRPPLKPKPNRATLPRVTGLSPSDLIQKNNTHKDVQEDEEDLSCLHPGALLYRSAALQNFPVMADALAHGADVNWVNVAEESSTPLIQAVSANALAACEFLLQNGANVNQADSNGRGPLHHATILGHTGLVCLFLKRGADYNARDKNQKDPITIAVDNANADIVTLLRIAKMNKEMREMDGAFGQSGDETYQDIFRDFSHMASNNPEKLNRRSADPKS is encoded by the exons agctGAAATCGAAGTGGTGCAAAACGACGTGTGTGAACTCGAGACACGCTTAGAAAAG CTTGTGAAACAATGCCAGGCCATGCTGGAGGCAGGCCGAGTCTACTGCCAGACCAGCAAGAGCTTCGTCAACGGCCTCCGGGATCTGGGACAGCACTGCTCCGGGGACAAGACGATGGAG GAGTGTTTGGATAAGTTTTCCAAAAAGCTGTCTATTGTCTTGGAGGCACAGGgg GAAGTGATTGAAACCACACAGAAGTCAGTCAAGATGAAGCTGCAGAACTTTGTCAAAGA GGATGTGCGTCGGTTCAAGGACGTGCGCAGGGGGTTTGAGCGTGGCAGTGAATGCCTGGAGGGGGCGCTGGTGAGGAACGCTCAGGCCCCACGGGGGAAACAACATGAAGTGGAGGAGGCAAGCAATGCTCTGCTAAATGCACGCAAGACCTTTCGGTCTGAGGCCCTGGATTACGTCCTGGAG ATTAATGTCATTGAGGCCAAGAAGAAGACAGACATTCTGATGGCA ATGTTGTCACTGATGGAGGCCCAGGCTCAGCTCTTCCAACATGGCCACCAGTCTTTCTCAGAACTGGAGGAATATCGACAGAAACTGAATGAAGAG CACACACAGTTTGTCCTAAACTCTGCCCGGGAGAAGAGGGACATGGAGGAAAGACACACTGCAATTAAGAAAAAG GACGTGTCCTATGATGACTCCATCATGGATTTCAATGCTGATGCAGCCAACGGAATCGCCATGGAGGGGTACCTTTATAAGAGAGCCAGCAACGCTTTCAAGACCTGGAGCAG GCGTTGGTTCTCGATTCAAAAAAATCAGCTGGTGTATCAGAAGAAATTTAAG GACCAGCCTACAGTCGTGGTGGAGGACTTGCGTCTTTGCACAGTCAAGCCCAGCAGTGAAAACGAGAGACGATTCTGCTTTGAAGTGGTCTCCCCGTCAAA gtgttgtTTGTTACAGGCAGACTCGGAAAGGCAGCAGCAGGCGTGGATAAGTGCCGTCCAAAACAGCATCGCCTCAGCCTTTCAGGAGCACCGAGAGGACCCACACAGCCca AGACAGCGCCTCAGCTCGGTGTCGGCGAGCAGtttgggaggagggggaggagtggATCAGGAGAACAAGGGCTGCAAGGCCCTGGAGGAGGTCCAGGCGATCCCAGGGAACAAGCAGTGCTGCGACTGCGGGGAGCCCGGTCCTGATTGGGCCTCCATCAACCTGGGCATCACGCTTTGCATCACATGCTCAGGAATAcacag GAGCCTGGGAGTCCATTTCTCCAAAGTACGCTCGCTCACTCTCGACTCCTGGGAGCCAGAGCTCATTAAG TTGATGTGTGAATTAGGAAACACAGTAATCAACAGGATCTACGAGGCCCGCATTGATGAGATCACCATCAAGAAGCCCCACCCCTCCAGTCCCAG AGGAGACAAGGAGTCGTGGATCCGATCAAAGTACGTTGAAAAGAAGTTCATCCAAAAGCTGCCCGGGACCGGCAACACCCTGCTAAGACGATCCAGCGCCAAAAGGAACCGAGCGGGCACGCAGGACCGGACCATACAGCGGCCGCCGCTCAAACCCAAACCGAATCGAGCCACTCTGCCTCGGGTCACAG GGCTGAGCCCCAGTGACCTCATCCAAAAGAACAATACACACAAAG ATGTgcaagaggatgaagaggatcTGAGCTGCCTTCACCCCGGCGCGCTGCTGTACCGCTCAGCGGCCCTGCAGAACTTCCCTGTCATGGCTGACGCTTTGGCCCACGGGGCCGACGTCAACTGGGTCAACGTGGCCGAGGAGTCCAGCACGCCGCTGATACAGGCCGTCTCAGCG AACGCCCTGGCAGCCTGTGAGTTCCTGCTGCAGAACGGCGCTAACGTTAACCAGGCAGACAGCAACGGGAGAGGGCCGCTTCACCACGCCACCATCCTGGGTCACACTGG GTTGGTTTGTCTCTTCTTGAAGCGAGGAGCAGACTACAACGCCAGAGACAAGAACCAAAAAGACCCCATAACTATTGCTGTGGACAATGCCAACGCTGACATCGTCACTTT GCTGCGGATCGCCAAAATGAACAAGGAGATGCGGGAGATGGATGGAGCGTTTGGCCAATCAG GTGATGAAACCTACCAGGACATCTTCAGAGACTTTTCACACATGGCCTCAAACAACCCCGAGAAGCTCAATCGCCGCAGTGCAGACCCCAAATCTTAA
- the slc16a13 gene encoding monocarboxylate transporter 13, which produces MTNNKPKAEGPDGGWGWVLVGALFVSTSLVFGLMRSLGIFFVEFVQYFEETAQAISWISSTGLAAQQFFSPLGAALCNAYDARVVVMTGGVLAGLGLILASQATCLVHLYLTMGLISGLGWGLIFTPMVATVMAHFTRRRTLVLGLAFSSIGLSSFAFNPLFQLLVEMYAWRGALLILGGLSLNIVPCGALILPQRHSKAPAKVDSENRSSRASVLNRVSSYLELSLLLERPYITYTLAVTLLNVGYFVPYFHLVAHSRQAGFSEYQAAFVMSAAGATDILGRIVSGWFSDLRHFRLIHLLTMWTTLAGVFIMLLPVSSLSGSYTALIGISLLYGFCSGALTSLVFAVVPMIVGVERMMGGLGLLQLIESGAGLLGTPMSGLLKDITGNYIASFMVAGSFVILGTLTLATLPHYFSCTDPLPPQRRSLDDKDEGLHSELKLMNSVSSDKNHKGVNDLTDEVTKYAQDCVG; this is translated from the exons ATGACCAACAACAAACCCAAAGCCGAGGGCCCAGATGGAGGCTGGGGCTGGGTGCTGGTCGGCGCCCTGTTCGTCAGCACAAGCCTCGTGTTCGGCCTGATGCGTAGCTTGGGGATCTTCTTTGTGGAGTTTGTCCAGTACTTTGAGGAGACCGCTCAGGCCATCTCCTGGATCTCATCCACGGGCTTGGCAGCACAGCAGTTCTTCA GTCCTCTGGGTGCAGCACTGTGTAATGCATATGATGCTCGGGTGGTGGTGATGACAGGGGGCGTTCTCGCTGGACTTGGCCTCATACTTGCCTCGCAGGCCACCTGTCTTGTTCACCTCTACCTCACCATGGGTCTTATTTCCG GTTTGGGCTGGGGGCTGATCTTTACTCCCATGGTAGCTACAGTCATGGCTCACTTCACTCGCCGGCGCACCCTGGTGTTGGGACTGGCGTTCTCCAGCATCGGCCTGTCCTCCTTCGCATTCAACCCGCTCTTCCAGCTGCTGGTGGAGATGTACGCCTGGCGAGGTGCCCTTCTGATTCTGGGGGGTCTCAGCCTCAATATTGTACCCTGCGGGGCTCTCATCCTCCCTCAGCGGCATTCTAAAGCCCCAGCAAAG GTGGATTCAGAGAACAGGTCATCGCGTGCTTCAGTGCTGAATCGAGTCTCTTCCTACCTGGAGCTGTCGCTGCTCCTCGAGAGGCCTTATATCACCTACACGTTGGCCGTCACTCTTCTTAACGTTGGCTACTTTGTGCCGTATTTCCACCTGGTGGCCCACAGCCGCCAAGCTGGCTTCTCAGAGTACCAAGCTGCTTTTGTCATGTCAGCTGCCGGTGCTACAGACATTTTGGGCCGCATAGTGTCAGGATGGTTCTCAGACCTACGTCACTTTCGGCTGATTCATTTACTGACCATGTGGACAACGCTGGCAGGAGTGTTCATCATGTTGCTGCCTGTGAGCTCCTTATCTGGTTCCTACACTGCACTGATTGGGATCAGCCTCCTCTACGGCTTCTGCTCCGGGGCGTTGACCTCTCTGGTCTTCGCGGTGGTGCCCATGATTGTGGGTGTGGAGCGCATGATGGGGGGCCTCGGGCTGCTGCAGCTCATCGAGAGCGGCGCAGGACTGCTTGGGACACCTATGTCAG GGTTGCTCAAGGATATCACAGGCAACTACATCGCTTCCTTCATGGTAGCAGGCAGTTTCGTCATTCTCGGTACTTTGACCTTGGCCACCCTGCCTCACTACTTCTCCTGCACAGACCCACTGCCCCCTCAAAGACGTTCACTTGATGACAAAGATGAGGGTTTACACTCAGAGTTGAAACTGATGAATAGTGTGTCTTCTGACAAGAATCACAAAGGCGTTAATGATCTGACAGATGAAGTAACCAAATATGCGCAAGACTGTGTAGGTTAA
- the bcl6b gene encoding B-cell CLL/lymphoma 6 member B protein, with protein MNVMEVLEGNRVDRVQEMRAAAPAEGYVKEFTRHSNDVLLNLNELRHRNILTDTTLVVGDVHLRAHCAVLVACSGFFYSLYSHRVLLQGRGGSGEQLMTVSLPNTLNPSCISLLLDFMYTSRLPLTPSTVPGVLTAATYLQMDHVADTCRDFMQLHCRENMSVRHPQLELDSRVSVASVAPKGGALPNPGPQRLLPTAVATSVPAEVVGSLKPGAFPTCQLGSKELKGEPESPLMGTPNPSPDSPARSSCQPNSPAESNTCNKNLVATPDPKSCNWKKYKYIVLNPLCAATAVKEEEMEEPQSNTSPVGDRMGSTPRATEAWSGEVPGQIDRQGQASCYDGSGRAPPLGPPHSVDHPTVLPTHKEGTVSPCTIFPNLHPTDPEAAQHAIKRENYYVPYCYSGNLQGTKTGSGDKPYRCNVCGAQFNRPANLKTHSRIHSGEKPYRCDTCGARFVQVAHLRAHVLIHTGEKPYPCHTCGTRFRHLQTLKSHLRIHTGEKPYTCEKCDLHFRHKSQLRLHLRQKHGAVTNTKIRYKVLTEPYQPILQAC; from the exons ATGAACGTGATGGAAGTATTGGAAGGAAACAGGGTGGACAGAGTGCAGGAGATGAGGGCTGCTGCCCCGGCCGAGGGATACGTGAAGGAGTTCACGCGCCATTCCAACGACGTGCTGCTGAACCTGAATGAACTCCGGCACCGGAACATCCTGACAGACACCACCCTGGTTGTCGGCGACGTACACCTACGTGCGCACTGTGCTGTGCTTGTGGCCTGCAG CGGGTTCTTCTACTCGCTGTACTCCCACCGTGTGTTGCTTCAGGGGCGTGGTGGCAGCGGGGAGCAGCTTATGACCGTGTCTCTCCCCAACACCTTGAACCCATCTTGCATCTCCCTGCTGCTCGACTTCATGTACACCTCCCGCCTCCCCCTGACACCAAGCACCGTCCCCGGGGTGCTCACTGCCGCAACCTACCTGCAGATGGACCACGTGGCCGATACCTGCCGGGATTTCATGCAGCTGCACTG CAGGGAGAATATGAGTGTAAGACACCCTCAACTGGAGCTGGATTCCAGGGTGTCTGTAGCCTCTGTAGCCCCCAAAGGAGGGGCCCTGCCCAATCCAGGACCCCAGAGATTACTCCCAACAGCAGTGGCAACAAG TGTCCCTGCGGAGGTTGTGGGCTCTCTCAAGCCAGGGGCTTTCCCGACCTGCCAGCTCGGGTCAAAGGAGTTGAAAGGAGAACCTGAGTCGCCCCTCATGGGTACCCCGAATCCATCTCCAGACAGCCCCGCCCGCTCCAGCTGCCAACCTAACTCTCCAGCAGAATCTAACACCTGCAACAAAAACCTTGTG GCCACGCCGGACCCAAAGTCTTGCAATTGGAAAAAATACAAGTACATTGTCCTCAACCCTCTCTGTGCAGCCACCGCGGTGAaggaagaggagatggaggaacCACAAAGTAACACATCACCCGTTGGCGACAGGATGGGCTCGACACCCAGAGCAACAGAGGCGTGGTCTGGAGAAGTGCCTGGTCAGATTGATAG ACAGGGGCAGGCCTCCTGCTACGACGGTTCTGGCCGAGCCCCTCCCCTCGGGCCACCCCACTCTGTGGATCACCCAACAGTGCTTCCCACTCACAAGGAGGGAACAG TCTCACCCTGCACCATTTTCCCAAACCTGCACCCCACTGATCCAGAGGCAGCCCAACATGCAATCAAGCGTGAGAACTACTATGTGCCCTACTGTTACTCTGGCAACCTTCAAGGAACCAAGACTGGCTCAG GTGACAAGCCATACCGCTGTAATGTGTGCGGCGCCCAGTTCAACCGACCTGCCAACCTGAAGACTCACTCTCGCATCCACTCAGGAGAGAAGCCTTACCGCTGTGACACCTGTGGCGCACGATTTGTTCAG GTTGCCCATCTGAGGGCCCACGTTCTGATCCATACGGGGGAGAAACCTTACCCCTGCCACACATGTGGCACCCGCTTCCGCCACCTGCAGACCCTGAAGAGCCATTtgcgcattcacactggagagaagccttACACC TGTGAGAAGTGTGATTTACACTTCCGCCACAAGAGTCAGCTGCGTCTTCACCTGCGGCAGAAACACGGGGCCGTCACCAACACCAAGATCCGCTACAAGGTCCTGACCGAGCCCTACCAGCCCATTCTGCAGGCCTGCTGA